One genomic window of Actinoalloteichus hoggarensis includes the following:
- the mptB gene encoding polyprenol phosphomannose-dependent alpha 1,6 mannosyltransferase MptB has protein sequence MDTRSWNQDCGRPSAPGRLWDHGAAMRGHDAPTTTAVTTSAAGRTALSPPNHPSREHAVSNAPDRLHLFRRLAVFRRLVPLRIVLIGATGSVLIALGAVGAAGVLNHDPLLAGSGLSWVRFGHGRDLATGLLYLGLGLLVWAWVRLGREVRIERVGTHGVLAAIGGWLLPLMFTPPLFSRDAYSYLAQGNLAAHGIDPYEMGPAALPGPLADNVSWVWQNTPAPYGPLFILVAKTVVMITGQNLILGVLLMRLVMVLGLVLMCWALPGLARHLGGRGDVALWLAAANPLMLVHLVGGPHNDLLMVGLLAAGVLVTLDRRHVLGIVLIMLAAAMKATAVIALPFMVWIWTARLHGSARSRFLRAASATLAVSLAVFTACTLVAGVDLGWISALQTSSLIVNWLSVPTAVAQIAHLVTGWFVSASLPGFLTVTRMLGFAAFAAVALWQWWKARRGGPEAVYHATITLFALALLSPATLPWYFSWPLALAAALKWPGSATVAAVCGSVWLLLVTFPSGDTALYSWFYLLGALGVSVLAAVSLVRPDPLRLSSRDRRAHPVGSPPSSG, from the coding sequence ATGGACACACGATCATGGAATCAGGACTGCGGCAGGCCGAGTGCGCCGGGCCGCCTGTGGGACCATGGGGCCGCGATGCGCGGCCATGACGCCCCCACCACCACAGCCGTGACCACTTCGGCAGCAGGCCGCACCGCACTCAGCCCGCCGAATCACCCGTCGAGAGAACACGCCGTGAGCAACGCGCCCGATCGACTCCACCTTTTCCGCAGGCTGGCCGTATTCCGAAGGCTGGTTCCGCTGCGCATCGTGCTGATCGGCGCGACCGGATCGGTGCTGATCGCGCTCGGTGCGGTCGGTGCGGCAGGCGTGCTCAACCACGATCCGCTCCTCGCGGGCTCCGGGCTGAGCTGGGTCCGATTCGGACACGGACGCGATCTCGCCACCGGGCTGCTCTATCTCGGGCTCGGCCTGCTCGTCTGGGCCTGGGTCCGGCTCGGCCGAGAAGTGCGGATCGAACGAGTCGGCACCCATGGCGTGCTGGCCGCGATCGGCGGCTGGCTGCTGCCGCTGATGTTCACCCCGCCGCTGTTCAGCCGCGACGCCTACAGCTATCTCGCGCAGGGAAACCTCGCCGCGCACGGCATCGATCCCTACGAGATGGGACCCGCCGCGCTGCCGGGCCCGCTCGCCGACAACGTCAGCTGGGTCTGGCAGAACACCCCCGCGCCCTACGGCCCGCTGTTCATCCTGGTCGCCAAGACGGTGGTGATGATCACCGGGCAGAACCTGATCCTGGGCGTGCTGCTCATGCGGCTGGTGATGGTCCTGGGCCTGGTGCTGATGTGCTGGGCGCTGCCCGGCCTGGCCCGGCACCTCGGCGGACGCGGCGACGTGGCGTTGTGGCTGGCGGCGGCGAACCCGCTGATGCTCGTCCACCTGGTGGGCGGTCCGCACAACGACCTGCTCATGGTGGGCCTGCTCGCGGCCGGTGTGCTCGTCACCCTCGACCGCCGCCACGTCCTCGGCATCGTCCTCATCATGCTGGCCGCCGCGATGAAGGCGACGGCGGTGATCGCGCTGCCGTTCATGGTGTGGATCTGGACGGCCCGACTGCACGGCTCCGCGCGCTCGCGCTTCCTGCGGGCGGCGAGCGCCACGCTCGCCGTGTCGCTGGCGGTGTTCACCGCCTGCACGCTGGTGGCGGGCGTGGACCTCGGCTGGATCAGCGCCCTGCAGACCTCGTCGCTGATCGTCAACTGGCTCTCGGTGCCCACGGCGGTGGCCCAGATCGCGCATCTGGTGACGGGCTGGTTCGTCAGCGCGAGCCTGCCAGGCTTCCTCACCGTCACCCGGATGCTGGGCTTCGCCGCCTTCGCGGCCGTCGCCCTCTGGCAGTGGTGGAAGGCGCGACGCGGCGGGCCCGAGGCGGTCTACCACGCGACGATCACCCTGTTCGCGCTGGCGCTGCTCTCCCCCGCGACACTGCCCTGGTACTTCAGCTGGCCGCTCGCGCTGGCGGCGGCGCTGAAGTGGCCCGGCTCGGCGACCGTGGCCGCGGTGTGCGGCTCGGTGTGGCTGCTGCTGGTGACCTTCCCCAGCGGCGACACCGCGCTCTACTCCTGGTTCTACCTGCTCGGCGCGCTGGGCGTGTCGGTGCTGGCGGCGGTGTCGCTGGTCCGCCCGGACCCGCTGCGGCTCTCGAGCAGGGACCGGCGCGCCCATCCGGTCGGCTCGCCGCCGTCATCCGGCTGA
- a CDS encoding Rv2175c family DNA-binding protein, which produces MSEFPTAPDVLDPEVEVLPLPDVADRLGVPFTRVHQMLRDGLLLALRRDGIAVVPAAFLTDDTIVKGLPGTVTVLRDGGFSHAEILRWMFTEDETLPGTPLTALRENRGREVRRRAQAMAF; this is translated from the coding sequence GTGAGTGAGTTCCCCACCGCCCCGGACGTGCTCGACCCCGAGGTGGAGGTCCTGCCGTTGCCGGACGTCGCCGATCGGCTCGGCGTTCCCTTCACCCGCGTTCATCAGATGCTGCGAGACGGCCTGCTGCTGGCGTTGCGGCGCGACGGCATCGCCGTGGTCCCCGCCGCGTTCCTCACCGACGACACCATCGTCAAGGGCCTGCCGGGCACCGTCACCGTCCTGCGGGACGGCGGGTTCAGTCATGCGGAGATCCTGCGGTGGATGTTCACCGAGGATGAGACGCTGCCCGGCACGCCGCTCACGGCGCTGCGGGAGAACCGGGGTCGCGAGGTGCGTCGCCGCGCCCAGGCCATGGCCTTCTGA
- a CDS encoding Stk1 family PASTA domain-containing Ser/Thr kinase, with product MNRREAHVIGTTLEGRYRIDSVMARGGMSVVYRGVDLRLDRPVAVKVMDQRFSGDASFVRRFELEARSAARLHHPSVVTVHDQGVDRSQAGDQVFLVMELVDGGTLRDLLHERGTLPPDLALSVLEPVLAALESAHRNGIVHRDIKPENILISRDGAVKVADFGLVRALADAKTTSDSVILGTVDYLAPEQVTTGETDARGDVYATGVVLYELLTGVPPFTGDTPFSTAYRHVNDRVPAPGTQITGLPPALDELVLRATRREQDQRPADAGVLLRELRETRAALGLSAVTVPGVAPAAPAPDAGGGRATVGEPDVETAAHGVDGIGRDAGPSADLDAPTIRTVLPPRGGPGGGPGAPAGTPAGAGAGPRATRALSRSELPQPEQESPAPVHAARAGGVGGDRGERGRRGRRGRAGRDGRGGGGGLFALTSKRMIALVVVLVLGLLLWWWNSSQWTSVPSLAGMESERAESALHNADLEVRLDPTPHDEIEAGQVIESVPDEGRRLRRGSEVRLRVSTGRPTVPEIAAGATREEALAQIEEAGLEPVVDEELAEFSTEVEEGAVVRVDPEVGTALPIDGEVTVILSKGPPPVPVPDVAGLSRDDAFNTLREQGFEPVELEAEFSEDLDGGHVIRTDPAAETMIAQPGAQVGVVLSNAVIAPYVTGDTLSEAREAIRRLGLEIEVNQLFGGDNARVLGQFPSSGARLRPGDTITVNTL from the coding sequence GTGAACCGACGGGAGGCGCACGTCATCGGCACGACGCTGGAGGGCCGGTACCGAATCGACTCGGTGATGGCCAGGGGCGGCATGTCGGTCGTGTATCGGGGTGTGGACCTTCGGCTGGATCGACCGGTCGCCGTCAAGGTCATGGATCAACGCTTCTCCGGGGACGCGAGCTTCGTCCGGCGTTTCGAGCTGGAGGCCCGGTCGGCGGCCCGCCTGCATCATCCGTCCGTGGTGACGGTGCACGATCAAGGCGTCGACCGCTCCCAGGCAGGCGACCAGGTCTTCCTGGTGATGGAACTCGTCGACGGCGGCACGCTGCGCGATCTGCTGCACGAGCGCGGCACGCTGCCGCCGGACCTGGCGTTGAGCGTGCTGGAGCCGGTGCTCGCCGCGCTGGAGTCGGCGCACCGCAACGGCATCGTCCACCGGGACATCAAGCCGGAGAACATCCTGATCAGCCGGGACGGCGCCGTGAAGGTCGCCGACTTCGGCCTGGTACGGGCGCTGGCCGACGCCAAGACCACCAGTGACAGCGTCATCCTCGGCACGGTGGACTATCTCGCGCCCGAGCAGGTGACCACGGGCGAGACCGATGCCAGGGGCGACGTCTACGCGACCGGCGTGGTGCTCTACGAACTGCTGACCGGGGTGCCGCCGTTCACCGGGGACACGCCGTTCTCGACGGCCTACCGCCATGTCAACGATCGGGTTCCCGCACCGGGAACGCAGATCACGGGGCTGCCACCCGCGTTGGACGAGCTGGTGCTCCGGGCCACCCGGCGGGAACAGGATCAGCGGCCCGCCGACGCGGGCGTGCTGCTGCGAGAACTTCGGGAGACCAGGGCGGCGCTGGGACTCTCGGCGGTGACCGTGCCGGGCGTGGCCCCGGCCGCGCCCGCCCCTGACGCGGGTGGCGGACGGGCGACCGTCGGGGAGCCGGACGTCGAGACGGCGGCACACGGCGTCGACGGAATCGGACGCGACGCCGGGCCGTCCGCCGATCTGGACGCCCCGACCATCCGCACGGTGCTACCGCCCAGGGGAGGACCCGGTGGCGGCCCCGGCGCGCCCGCAGGCACGCCCGCCGGTGCGGGCGCAGGCCCCCGGGCCACCAGGGCGCTCTCCCGATCCGAGCTGCCGCAGCCGGAACAGGAGTCGCCCGCACCCGTCCACGCCGCGCGGGCGGGCGGCGTCGGCGGTGATCGAGGCGAACGCGGCAGGCGGGGGCGGCGGGGCAGGGCGGGCCGCGACGGGAGAGGCGGGGGCGGCGGCCTGTTCGCCCTGACGTCGAAGCGGATGATCGCCCTGGTCGTCGTGCTCGTCCTCGGGCTGCTGCTCTGGTGGTGGAACAGCTCGCAGTGGACATCGGTTCCGTCGCTGGCGGGCATGGAGTCGGAGCGCGCCGAGTCGGCGTTGCACAACGCCGATCTCGAGGTGCGGCTCGATCCGACCCCGCACGACGAGATCGAGGCCGGTCAGGTCATCGAGTCCGTGCCGGATGAGGGGCGGCGGCTGCGGCGCGGCTCCGAGGTCCGGCTCCGGGTCTCCACCGGCCGGCCGACCGTGCCCGAGATCGCGGCGGGCGCCACTCGGGAGGAGGCGCTCGCGCAGATCGAGGAGGCGGGACTCGAACCGGTCGTCGACGAGGAGCTGGCCGAGTTCAGCACCGAGGTCGAGGAGGGCGCGGTGGTCCGGGTCGATCCGGAGGTCGGCACGGCGCTGCCCATCGACGGCGAGGTGACGGTGATCCTGAGCAAGGGACCGCCGCCGGTGCCGGTGCCCGATGTCGCGGGTCTGTCGCGCGATGACGCCTTCAACACCTTGCGTGAACAGGGCTTCGAGCCCGTCGAGCTGGAGGCGGAGTTCTCCGAGGACCTGGACGGCGGGCACGTGATCCGCACCGACCCCGCCGCCGAGACGATGATCGCCCAGCCGGGGGCACAGGTCGGGGTGGTGCTGTCCAATGCGGTCATCGCGCCGTATGTCACCGGCGACACCCTGAGCGAGGCACGCGAGGCCATCCGGCGGCTGGGGTTGGAGATCGAGGTCAACCAGCTCTTCGGCGGCGACAACGCCAGGGTGCTCGGTCAGTTCCCGAGCTCGGGCGCCCGGTTGCGCCCCGGGGACACGATCACGGTGAACACCCTATGA
- a CDS encoding flotillin family protein gives MPEGILLVTVSVVAGILVFIVLLRLLWKVAEPNEALIISGLGTGSTPKSRPDSMGFKIITGKGTMVIPGFQVARRLSLDTNGANLQVSCVTQQGLPVTVRAVVIYKVGDDFVSIANAARRFLDRQDGMNSTIHELFSGHLRSICGGLTIEDLIHNRDALTGAVRQSSADEMSKLGLVIDSLQIQEIDDESGYILNLGKPHAAAVAASARIAEAERDQEATEAEQQAAAKKAASVRESEIQQAGYQAEMDEARARSSQSGPLAEASARQEVVVQETRAAELEANLSEQRLLSEVSKPADAKAYEMRTVADAERDARIAKAQAEAKETELRAAADATRVKTAAQAEAEATKARGSADAEATRATGEAEAAAARAKGMAEADAARAKGLAEAEGIRARAAALAENQEAVVAQQLAENWPEIVNAGAKAFSNVDNMVVLNGADGMSELFGKALSLGGTGLGLAKTLMQSMQHDGVAEKSTTQNGTVHTIPVERDEQPSQN, from the coding sequence ATGCCCGAGGGAATTCTTCTCGTCACCGTCTCGGTGGTGGCGGGAATCCTCGTCTTCATCGTCCTGCTGCGATTGCTGTGGAAGGTCGCCGAGCCGAACGAGGCATTGATCATCTCCGGTCTCGGCACCGGCTCCACGCCCAAGAGCAGGCCGGACAGCATGGGCTTCAAGATCATCACCGGTAAGGGCACGATGGTCATCCCCGGTTTCCAGGTCGCACGCAGGCTGTCGCTGGACACCAATGGAGCGAATCTTCAGGTCTCCTGTGTGACACAGCAAGGACTGCCGGTGACCGTCCGCGCGGTGGTGATCTACAAGGTCGGTGACGACTTCGTCTCGATCGCCAATGCGGCTCGACGATTCCTTGATCGTCAGGACGGGATGAACAGCACCATTCACGAACTGTTCTCCGGACATCTCCGCTCGATCTGCGGCGGGCTCACCATCGAGGACCTGATCCACAATCGGGACGCGCTCACGGGCGCGGTGCGGCAGTCGTCCGCCGACGAGATGAGCAAGCTCGGCCTGGTGATCGACTCCCTGCAGATCCAGGAGATCGACGACGAGTCGGGTTACATCCTCAACCTGGGCAAGCCGCACGCCGCCGCCGTCGCCGCCTCCGCACGGATCGCCGAGGCCGAGCGCGACCAGGAGGCCACCGAGGCCGAGCAGCAGGCGGCGGCGAAGAAGGCCGCCTCGGTGCGGGAGAGCGAGATCCAGCAGGCCGGCTACCAGGCCGAGATGGACGAGGCACGGGCCCGGAGCAGCCAGTCCGGGCCGCTCGCCGAGGCCAGCGCGCGGCAGGAGGTCGTCGTCCAGGAGACCAGGGCGGCCGAGCTGGAGGCCAACCTCTCGGAGCAGCGGCTGTTGTCCGAGGTCAGCAAGCCCGCCGACGCCAAGGCGTACGAGATGCGCACCGTCGCCGATGCCGAGCGCGACGCCCGCATCGCCAAGGCACAGGCCGAGGCGAAGGAGACCGAGCTCCGCGCCGCGGCGGACGCCACCAGGGTGAAGACGGCGGCGCAGGCCGAGGCCGAGGCCACCAAGGCACGTGGTTCCGCCGACGCCGAGGCGACGCGGGCGACCGGTGAGGCAGAGGCCGCCGCCGCACGGGCCAAGGGTATGGCGGAGGCCGACGCGGCCAGGGCCAAGGGTCTCGCCGAGGCCGAGGGCATCCGGGCTCGCGCCGCGGCGCTGGCGGAGAATCAGGAGGCCGTGGTCGCCCAGCAGCTGGCGGAGAACTGGCCCGAGATCGTCAACGCGGGCGCCAAGGCGTTCAGCAACGTCGACAACATGGTGGTGCTCAACGGCGCCGACGGGATGTCCGAGCTGTTCGGCAAGGCGCTGTCCCTCGGGGGCACCGGCCTGGGCCTGGCCAAGACGCTCATGCAGTCGATGCAGCACGACGGCGTCGCGGAGAAGTCCACCACGCAGAACGGGACCGTGCACACGATTCCGGTGGAGCGGGACGAGCAGCCCAGCCAGAACTGA
- a CDS encoding Vms1/Ankzf1 family peptidyl-tRNA hydrolase, producing MTSRRPDESATSGECDDMELGLLRELTTRSGPCAVAYLDVTRDTEEANRAIALRRRAVEEELADRGVDAATLSALDEALSSEPWAVGRAGRAVVAQDGTILLDRLISEPPENTITAYSRVPDVFPLLAAVATEEPVVVAVVDRIGADIGVHVRDGGWRTDRTVDGAHRPVHKVRGLGWSQNRVQRRVENTAAHNAAEIAHEVDRAAAEVGTRMIVIAGEVQARTEVLAALPARSRSIAVEAEHGGRAAGTDRAALAEEVQRLAAELLADEAGQVLDRFRAELAAGRAGLAVTGPERVVAALQAGAVDTILLPSDGMDRTVTVGDDVTDIRLDPGDEDTGPQDTGIGRVDSAVALAAAATDAQLFVIDPVSAVPDGVGALLRFPIPR from the coding sequence ATGACGAGTCGACGACCGGACGAGTCGGCGACGAGTGGGGAGTGTGACGACATGGAGCTGGGCCTGCTGCGAGAGCTCACCACGAGGTCGGGGCCCTGCGCGGTGGCGTATCTCGACGTCACGCGGGACACCGAGGAGGCCAACCGCGCGATCGCGCTACGACGACGGGCGGTCGAGGAGGAGCTGGCCGATCGGGGCGTGGACGCCGCCACGCTGTCCGCCCTGGACGAGGCCCTGAGCTCGGAACCGTGGGCCGTCGGCCGGGCGGGCCGGGCCGTCGTGGCACAGGACGGCACCATCCTGCTCGACCGGCTGATCTCCGAGCCTCCCGAGAACACGATCACCGCCTATTCCCGCGTGCCCGACGTCTTCCCGCTGCTGGCGGCCGTCGCCACCGAGGAGCCGGTGGTGGTGGCGGTCGTCGACCGGATCGGCGCCGACATCGGAGTGCACGTCCGGGACGGCGGCTGGCGCACCGACCGGACGGTGGACGGCGCCCACCGTCCGGTGCACAAGGTGCGCGGCCTGGGCTGGTCGCAGAATCGCGTGCAGCGCCGGGTGGAGAACACCGCCGCGCACAACGCCGCCGAGATCGCGCACGAGGTCGACCGGGCCGCCGCCGAGGTCGGCACTCGGATGATCGTGATCGCCGGTGAGGTGCAGGCCCGGACCGAGGTGCTGGCCGCGCTGCCCGCACGCAGCAGGTCGATCGCGGTGGAGGCCGAACACGGCGGACGCGCCGCCGGAACCGATCGGGCCGCCCTGGCCGAGGAGGTTCAACGCCTGGCCGCGGAGCTCCTCGCCGACGAGGCGGGACAGGTGTTGGACCGGTTTCGGGCGGAGCTCGCCGCCGGCCGGGCCGGCCTGGCGGTGACCGGGCCGGAACGGGTGGTGGCCGCCTTGCAGGCGGGGGCGGTCGACACGATCCTGCTGCCGTCCGACGGAATGGACCGGACGGTCACGGTCGGCGACGACGTCACCGACATCCGGCTCGATCCAGGCGACGAGGACACGGGCCCACAGGACACCGGCATCGGTCGGGTCGACTCCGCCGTGGCGCTGGCCGCCGCCGCGACCGACGCCCAGCTCTTCGTGATCGACCCGGTGAGTGCCGTGCCCGACGGCGTCGGGGCGCTGCTGCGGTTCCCGATACCTCGGTGA